AGACCGTGATCGGCAATCCTGCGCACGACCTGATCCGCCTTGGCCTCTCGCTCGCGACTGCCGCTCGCGGCTCCGACCTGCCGGGCGTCACCACGGCAAAAATGCTCGAGCAACTGATCGAGGGCTACGAGCAGGCCTTCAGTGACGACGCCGCCGACAGCGACTTTCAGTA
The Candidatus Binataceae bacterium genome window above contains:
- a CDS encoding DUF2252 family protein, whose translation is MNGSKLPPGRNLPHGPAVWICGDCHVGNLGPIANTEGHIDIQIRDFDQTVIGNPAHDLIRLGLSLATAARGSDLPGVTTAKMLEQLIEGYEQAFSDDAADSDFQYQRPKPFRLR